One window from the genome of Chaetodon trifascialis isolate fChaTrf1 chromosome 20, fChaTrf1.hap1, whole genome shotgun sequence encodes:
- the ptgdsa gene encoding neutrophil gelatinase-associated lipocalin: MRTTVATVVMVMLCMMMAQADVKPQRDFSLQRFAGKWYRVGLAYDSPSFVPYRDKLKASMGIVTALPNGNVNLTMWDATPLGCQSKVYQYEKTNVAGQFTYFSTRHNMVKDITVVDTNYTDYALVLKHKVFNREYTQVALYGRSQSVRNNVIQRFKAFALSQGFSRESILTPPPAENCPPATSGH; the protein is encoded by the exons ATGAGGACCACTGTGGCCAccgttgtcatggtgatgttGTGCATGATGATGGCACAGGCAGACGTGAAGCCCCAGAGAGATTTCAGCCTGCAGAGG tttgCAGGGAAATGGTACCGGGTGGGCCTGGCCTACGACTCTCCAAGTTTTGTCCCctacagagacaaactgaaggCCTCCATGGGCATCGTCACAGCACTGCCGAACGGCAACGTCAACCTCACCATGTGGGATGCCAC GCCTTTAGGTTGTCAGAGTAAGGTGTACCAGTATGAGAAGACCAATGTAGCCGGACAGTTCACCTACTTCAGCACAC gcCATAACATGGTGAAGGACATCACAGTGGTGGACACAAACTACACTGACTACGCTTTGGTTCTCAAACACAAGGTTTTTAACAGAGAGTACACACAGGTGGCACTTTACG gtcgctctcaaagcgtcagAAATAATGTCATTCAGAGGTTTAAAGCCTTTGCCTTGTCCCAGGGCTTCTCCAGAGAATCTATTCTGACTCCACCTCCTGCAg AAAACTGCCCACCAGCAACATCTGGACATTAG
- the LOC139348803 gene encoding protein AMBP-like, whose translation MQRTWSLVSLLVLGSAWTLQTTPVVPEPLIPTQENFDLVRFMGRWFELAVVSTCPHYMQRKSGNPVIVALELQHVASEGNFTMTATSFRNGTCKETSTDYGSTDTPGRFFHHVARFGADVDSFVVHTNYDEYAMVLQLSTEKPSGNKTTIAKLYGRAMNVTAAVLDDFKTVVRQHGMSDETIIMNQNKVCSR comes from the exons ATGCAGAGAACATGGAGTCTGGTGTCTCTGCTGGTTCTGGGGTCAGCCTGGACCCTGCAAACCACCCCTGTGGTCCCAGAACCTCTTATCCCCACACAGGAGAACTTTGACCTGGTCAGG TTCATGGGGAGGTGGTTTGAGCTAGCAGTGGTTTCTACTTGTCCTCACTACATGCAGCGTAAGAGTGGAAACCCTGTCATTGTAGCACTGGAGCTGCAGCACGTTGCCTCTGAGGGAAACTTCACAATGACGGCCACTAGTTTCAG gaaCGGCACGTGTAAGGAAACGTCTACAGATTATGGTTCAACCGACACTCCAGGGCGATTCTTCCACCATGTTGCAA GGTTTGGAGCAGATGTTGATTCCTTCGTGGTTCATACCAATTATGATGAGTATGCAATGGTGCTTCagctgagcacagagaaaccATCAGGAAATAAAACCACCATAGCCAAGCTTTATG GTCGAGCTATGAATGTGACGGCTGCTGTGCTGGACGACTTCAAAACAGTGGTCAGACAGCATGGAATGAGTGACGAGACAATCATCATGAACCAGAATAAAG TGTGCTCCAGATGA
- the LOC139348804 gene encoding protein AMBP-like, producing MQKAVFLVSLLVLGWSWTLQGLPVLSEPLYTTQENFDITQFLGTWYDVAVATTCTHMLSQKRDAAIGKLVLQSSTTEGKLKSTRTVLRHGKCKEMSGDYELTSTPGRFFYHIARWRADVDAYVVYTNYNEYAIVIMSKQKSSGNKSTSVKLYSRTKTVRASVLEDFKTLAREQGMSNDNIITKKDKGDCVPGEPAAEPAAQTVPQRRKRNVLPSLPAADVDGSGDDAPLFNGTESCEAAPETGPCFGMHHRYFYNSSSMSCELFKYGGCLGNQNNFENERECLQRCRTEAVCRLPMAAQPCTGQPPIWAFDSTAGLCVAYKMGFCQANANKFYSRAECEEYCGVVKDDAELLRAN from the exons ATGCAGAAAGCGGTGTTTCTCGTTTCCCTGCTGGTCCTGGGGTGGAGCTGGACCCTCCAGGGCCTGCCTGTACTCTCAGAACCTCTCTACACCACGCAGGAGAACTTTGATATCACCCAG TTTTTGGGAACCTGGTATGATGTTGCTGTGGCAACAACATGTACCCATATGCTCAGTCAAAAGAGAGACGCAGCCATCGGTAAATTGGTACTGCAGAGCAGCACCACTGAGGGCAAACTCAAGTCCACCCGAACTGTACTCAG aCATGGAAAATGTAAGGAGATGTCTGGGGACTATGAACTGACCTCCACACCAGGACGATTCTTCTACCACATTGCTA GGTGGAGGGCAGACGTGGATGCGTACGTGGTTTACACCAACTACAATGAGTATGCGATAGTGATAATGAGCAAACAGAAGTCATCAGGGAACAAGAGCACTTCAGTTAAGCTTTACA GTCGAACTAAGACTGTGAGAGCCTCAGTGCTGGAGGACTTCAAAACACTGGCCAGAGAACAGGGAATGAGCAACGACAATATTATCACTAAGAAGGACAAGG GTGACTGTGTTCCTGGAGAGCCGGCGGCAGAGCCAGCAGCTCAGACTGTGCCTCAG CGGAGAAAGAGGAATGTGCTGCCCTCGTTGCCTGCTGCAGACGTGGATGGTTCTGGTGATGATGCGCCTCTTTTCAATGGAACTG AGTCCTGTGAAGCAGCACCAGAAACAGGACCATGTTTCGGGATGCACCACCGGTACTTCTACAACTCCTCCTCGATGAGCTGTGAACTCTTCAAGTATGGAGGGTGTCTGGGCAACCAGAACAACtttgaaaatgagagagagtgTCTGCAGCGATGTCGCACTGAAG CTGTGTGCCGTCTTCCTATGGCAGCCCAACCCTGCACAGGTCAGCCACCCATCTGGGCCTTTGACTCCACCGCCGGTCTGTGTGTGGCCTACAAAATGGGCTTCTGCCAGGCCAACGCCAACAAGTTCTACAGCAGGGCCGAGTGTGAGGAGTACTGCGGGGTGGTGAAAGATG ATGCAGAACTCCTGAGGGCTAACTGA